GTGAGGATAATTCCCAGGTAGGAGGCAGCCCAGAAGAATGAGGAATCGGCGACAATGAGGACACGATCCCCTTTTGAGATTCCCTCAGATCGCAGGTAGGCCGCTACGCT
The DNA window shown above is from bacterium and carries:
- a CDS encoding AMP-binding protein; translation: MNAAAYLLDNGLTTDKVALLTSEGDFTYSQLEKGVLSVAAYLRSEGISKGDRVLIVADSSFFWAASYLGIILT